The Muntiacus reevesi chromosome 5, mMunRee1.1, whole genome shotgun sequence genome segment cgggattctttaccgctgagctaccaggtcaCCCGGCACCTCACTCCACCTCCCAAACAAGGGGCTTACCTGTGCTGAAGGCAGGGGTGCATGTCACCCCTGACATTTGCTCCCCAGGCAGGAGTTTGGTTCAGGACCCAACCTGGGGCCACTCCCCAATCAAGCCCAGGCAAAGCCAGAGCAGGGCTTCCCCAGGACAGGGCCATCTGGCATCATGCCAACCAGTCCTCAGCTCCAAGTCACCCGTTCTTGGCATGTGTGCCTGGCATGGGAGCCTGCCCCAGTAGAGCAGTGAGCAAAGTCAGCAAGACCAGCCCCacttggggagggggttgggctGCAGTGGGAGAGAGTGTTCCCACAAGGTCAAATAAGGACTGAGAAGGGTGAACCATGGGAAGGCGAAGGGccctgggtgggaggaggggagggcagggctgagggcgTCTGACTTAGAACCCCGAATGCTCTGGATGGAGGTACAGCACAGGATTGGGGTGCCTGAGCGCTTGGGGAGGCTGCTGGACACAGCAGGAGATGAGGGGGGACACAGTGGAAATGGAACAGACCTCAGGGGGTCACCAGGGTGGGCCACCAAGGAGGAGCTGGACACGGTGAGCTCAGCCAGGGGCCTAGGAAGGCTGTCCCCACAGCCTGCTGTGGGAGGCCAGCATCCGGGCCTTTTCTGAGGGAATGAGGCTGTGCCGCCCCAGTGCGGGGAGACCTCTGCTCCCATTTCCACACACTAGCTGACTTGTTTTGGGTACATAACCCTCCTTTAAGGCCCCTGGGACCAGGAGTTCTGGAGCCAGGAACATTGAGCCCTTCCCAGAATCCTGCCTGTGGAGTGGGAGGCGGACCTGCCCCTTCCCCCATCAGTACAAATGAGAATCCCTGGGACTTGTTGAACCCCAGGCAGGGGTCCTCTGGCCCTACAGGGCTCTTTTCTTCAGCGGTTGAGCCTAGGATTGTGACTTCTGCCCCTGGACGCTGGGTCCACTCCTCTGAGGGGGGCCCCAATACCTTAGCCTTAGACCACAGCCCCGGGTCAGCTGTGTCCCTAGGCACACAGAGCCCCCCAGCCTCCACAACCCAGACCTCTTTCCCTTACTGTGGCCCTCACCCCCGTCCAAGCCCCCACTCCTCAGGGCAGCACCCCTTGCCCTGGGGCCTCTTCCCGAGGTCCCCGCCCCTCTGCTCCACAATCTCCTATGCTGCACTCACCATTCTCCTCTGAAATTGAGCCCACAGCTCCATAAAGGCCTACTGCATGCAGGGTGAGCTCCGAGCACTTACCCACCACAGCACAACCTTCAGAAAGGCAGAGGATCTACTGGGTGGCCTGGCATTAGCGGGCAGAGGCCCAAGGCCTTGGCAGTGAAGACTGCCAACAGCTACAGGGCCAGGATAGTgaaatgaagaattgatgttttcaactgtggtgttgaacactcttgagcatcccttggactgcaaggagatccaaccagtccatcctaaaggaaatcagtcctgaatattcattggaaggattgatggtgAAGCTGAGACTCCCAATAGTTTGGTCACTTGATgaaaggaactgactcattggaaaagcccctgaagctggcaaagatttaaggcaggagaaggggatgacagaggatgagatggttggatggcatcaccaattcaatggataggAATTTGAGtgggctccagaagttggtgatggacagggaggcctggtgtgctgcagtccatggggtcgcagtcggacacgactgagcgactgaactgaactgggcagtGAGAgggcctctgccctctgccccatATTCTAGGTCAGAACCTGGCAGAAGGGGCATGGGCAGGCCTGCCACTAAAGGACCTGAAGAGCACGTGGCCAGCACTGCTGTCTGCAAGCCACTTCCACATCTGCCCAGCAAAGGTAGTGGCCACCAGACAGCTGGGGACACTGAGGCTCTGAGCAGCTGCATGACCCGAGTTGCTCAGGAGCTAAGGTGGAGCTGGGGTGCTGACTCGAAAAAGGCCAGGAGTCCTACAGCGGAATCCGGTTGCACCACGTCCCCTTGTGTAACTGAAACCACTCCATCTGATGGGAACTGCTGGCCTCAACTGGAGGCACCCGCCTCAGAGAGCAGAGGCCACCCTCCCCAGCTTAGGAAGCTTTTCTGGATGGGGAGTCCCCCGAAAGCCTTATTCCCTCCAAGACCCTGGCAGTCCTCAGGAGCCGCGACAATGTCCAAGGAGGAGGCTCAAGGCTTGGCCATACTCAAGACCCTCAGGAAGTACCCCCTcccaggctacccactcctggcTCTTCAGACTCCACTGAGCAAGGGTCCTGGTTCATCCCCGAACGAGACAAGAGACCACACTAACAAAGCACTCACAGATAActtaagaaatacataaaaagggtTTTATTTGCAGGGAAGCGGGACTCTAGTCAAACAAGCCAAAGCCCATGTCGTCATCTGACTCCTCTgactcttccttcttctcctccttcttctcctctgcTGTGGGGAGAAAGTGTGGCGAGCTCAGTCGCACTGCAGGCCACACACCTGGCAGAGACAGACCCCAGGGCGTGGCACCAACAGCTCCTGAACCTCCACTTACCTGCGGCTGGAGCAGAACCGGCAGCAGGTGCTGCGGATCCTGGGGCAGCAGAGACGGCCACAGCCCCGCCCGCGGGCACACTGGCCAGCTTGCCGATACCTGCAGAGACCCAAGGGGAGGTGAGCCCAGAGCAGGTGTTCCACCTGAACGTCATCTCAAAGTGAAGAGACACTGTCCAGCTCGTTAGGGTCCATGTAAGATTCCCATTTTCCCAGACACTGGAACTCCCCAGCACACCTGTAGGTTCACAGCGCCCTAACCGGGAGGTAAGCTGAACAAACATGCTTACGAGCAGGCAGGTAAAACCCACCGTCCCAGTGTCCAGATCCTCAGCCCCAGCAGCAAGCTCACAGACAAGGCTGCCTTTGCCCTGTCATGGACCAACGGACAAAAACAGCTCCCCAAAAGCTCAACTTCCAATCAAGTCCAGCTCCAGCTGGAAAGGGCAGGGGCCTGTGGTCAGTCCTAGCCCCCCACAAAAGAGTGGTGAGGCTTGTTTACAGAATCCCACCGAGAGCACAAGCGCCCTGCTGCCCTGCCTGGGAGGTTGTCTAGAAGCGCCCATGGCAGAAGCCCATAGCAACCCTGCTCACTCCTCTGGGTAAGGCTTCTAGGGTGCTCTGGTCCACAAGcgaagcctggcaggtcacaggcTGACCAGCAGGGATTAGAATGGACCGTGAAAACGAAAGCCTCAAACACGACCTCACCCTGGGCAATGACGTCCTCAATGTTCTTTCCGTTGAGCTCACTGATGACCTAGAGCAGATGAGAAGCAGGGTCACCAGAGGCcaccacctcaccccacccccccgcTCCGCACCACAGTTATGACCCACTCGGGACAGGTAAGATAAGACACCCCACACGTGGAAACTAACTCCAAAACTTACTgctgaaaaaaatgcaaaatgtctGACTTTACACTCAATACATATCAAAATAACCTTTACTAGGTTGAGtgagagcttccctgggggcccagtcaggaaagattccacctgcaatgcgggagacctgagcaCCATCCCTAGGTCGCGATGGacactccccatggacagaggaacctgggtgggctgcagttcatggggtggcatagtcggacaggactgatgtATTtttgacttcccttgtagctcaattggtaaagaatctgctagcaTTGCAGGAGTCCGCCTgcaatcccttggagaaggaaatggcaacccactccagtattctcgcctgggaaatcccatggacagaggagcctgacggtctacagcccatagggtcgcaacaGTCCGACACGACTTACcaagtaaaccaccaccatgttaagttcaaaaaaataaagtcaaggtGGActtgttttcacttaaaaaaaaaaaaagcttacacgTGACTTGTTCCCACTGAGCCACGCTAACGTGGACTTGACTTCATCTCCATTTTTTCTCCCTTTGGGCTGTACCAGTACATTAGGGCAGTTCCGAAACCACATGGGCTGGCAAAGGCCTCCCACCAAACCCGCGGCAACCTacttccctgggttgggtaggAGAGGGAGCCCCGTATGCGGAGTAGAGGGTCGGCGGGGTCTTCGGGCCCCTGCAAGGCGGCTACCTTGTTGAGCCGGTCGTCGTCTGCCTCGATGCCCACGCTGTCCAGGATCTTTTTGATGTCCTTGGCGCTAGGGGAGGAATTGCCCCCGAGGGCGGCCAACAAGTAGGAGGCAACGTAACGCATCCTAGCGCATGAGACAAGGACAACGGCGTTACGGGCGGCCTCGGGTCCCTGCGAGGTTAGTGCCGGGCCGCGCGGCGCCGAGGCCTGGCCCACGCCCTGCCCCGCCCGCCCCCCGCGGCACTCACGACCGCGGCCAGGCCCCGCGGCCCGACCCTCCCGGCCCACTCACTCAGCGGCGGCAGAGCAGCCTCGCGCGTGCGACCTCGGCAGCGTCAGGGACGGAAAGGAAAGCACCGGTGCTGGGGGCGGGAGTAATTCGCTACCCAGAAGCCTCGAGACTTGCGCTCGGCGCCCCGCGAGGGCGCCTCCTAGTGACGTCGCGAGATGCCTAGCCAATGAGGACGCAGGAGACGCCATTATCCCGTCTGTCGCGCAGCCGCCACCGCAAAGGCGGAAGGCAGTTCCGCGGCTGTCTTCGTGTATATAGTGGGGTGACTGCCGCCCGAGATCCCTGGGGGAAGTGGGGCTGAGAGAAGCGCGAGCCAGGACTGTAGCGTTTCTCTCCTCAGGGTTCCCAGGATGCCACGCGGCGCCTACAGCTCCCAGCATGCAGCGCGGCCTCCGTGCGCTGGTCGCTTCTCTGCAGGAGCGGCGGACGCGGCCGGCGAACTACAAGTCCCATGGTGCATGGCTACCGGAAGCACGGGGGCGCCGCTGCGGGCCGCACGTGGCCCGGCGCCGCTGACGGGGTGCGGCAGGCTACGCGTACAGGAGCCGGCTGTCCGGCCGGGCGAGCCGCCCCGAGCGTTCGCTCCGCGGAAGCCAGCCGCTGCTCCCCCCATCCCTAGTGCCACGGCGGGGGCCCCAGGTGAAGCTGGGAGGCTCTGTCACCGCCGCTCGGAGGAGCGGAGCCAGAACCGTCCACGCCCGTGTGACCCGCCCCCACCCGGGCCGTGCCCTCTCGGAAGTGACATCAGCTTCCCCGCGGACACAGCACACGTTCCTCGTTCCCTCCGTGTCGGGGACCTTGCTGCAGGCTGGCGTTAGTCCTGGGGGGGCGCAGGCCCGGTTCTGCTTCCTCAGAACTTAGGTTCTGGTGCGCGGACACAGAGTAGTTAAACGAGGCAGTCCTAACTGAGGTAAACCCTGAGCGAGGAGGGCTGAAGGGTGAGCGAGCGCCTGTTCTGCGAAGATCTGGGCTAGCATCAGGCCCCAGAAGTGAAGGCCTTGCTAAGGTGGCTGGAGATGGGTTCAGAGGCAGCAGGCAGCCCAGGCGGGCTCGTGTTAGGGCCAAGCCCCGATGTGATAACGCAGGCCCCACGGAAACCCCATTATATCGATGAGTGTCGGCAACAAAGGTTTTTTTgccgaaggtcacacagctggggtAAAGTGAGGAACACCATCTGGCAAGGATGGGACTGTTGCAGTCACACGGGAAAGTGgcctgttgtgttttttttttaatggtacgaTAATACATACTGTAAAACCACTTTAATCATACAGTTTAGTGGCACTAGATGCGTTCACAATGACCATCACACTGCGTTCAactgcaaccatcaccacagtgtatctccagaactttttcctcttcttgaaTTCTAAACAATAAAACCCcatccctctcccagcccctggctccCATTTACTGTTTCTATGTTGACTGCTCTAGGGATCttacataagtggaatcatacagtatttgtcctcttGTGTCTGGCCTATTTCATTTAGTGTAATGCCCTTTAAAGTTCATTCACATTGTAACATGTGTCAGGATTTCATTAccttttgttgctcagtcgctcagtcctgtccgatctgcaaccccatggactgcagcatgccagacttccctgtccttcactagctcccagggtttgttcaaactcatgtccattgagtcgatgcaCCATCACTCATTACTTTTTAAGTCTGAATGATGttcctgcgtgtgtgtgtgtgtgtgtgtgtgtgtgtgtgtgtgtgtattctagcAGCTATGTGGAAACTGAAGGGGGACTATGAGCTGGGGAGAACACAGGCCTAGCAGGAACTGCCCGTCCAGGTGGGAAGGATGTTGGTAGTTGGGGAGGGTGGCGGAAAGAGGGTACAGAAGTGTCATTTGGGGCAGAACAGGCTGGGGTGGCTGTGCATGTTCACAGGAACCTAGTCTGTGAGGTAGAAGGACCAGTTGGGAAGGCTTTCTGGAGAGACAGATCTGGTCCTTGACTTTGGCCTTCACCGAGTGGCCTTGGGCCACATCTGAtctctcccatctccttttcctcccttgTGAGACGCTGAGAAAGAAGGAGGCAGCCTATGGGGAAGcccgctgggggcggggggctgggagGTGGCCCAGAGTGCTCCTGTAAGGTAGGGTCATGGAAGGTGGGCCCTGAGCTCTGCAGGGCCTGAGAGGCCTTTGGGGGCTGGCTGGGGACCTCGGTGCTGACCTCCGGTAGGAGGTGGGTGTGGGGCAGCAACTGCGATCAGCCCTCAGTACCCCCTGCAGCCAGAGATCGCACTAGTTCATTTTAACACGGGGGCGGGAATGCATAGCCAGAGCAGAGCGGGTCCAGAGCCCGAGAACCTCGGAGAGGTTGGTTTTGTGGCGCGAAAAGCGGGCCTTCCCGCGGGAAGGCCGGTCGCACAGACGCACGCCGGCCGACAGGAAGCTGAGTGCGGCGGGGCGGTCTGTCCGGCAGAGGGCGGGCAGGGCGGGCGGGACCCTGAGACCCCTGCCGGCGGACCTGGCCGGCGCGAGGCGAGCTTCCCACGCGGCCGGACCCGGAAACGCGCCGCCGGGAGCGCGGGTGACGCGCGGGCAGCGGGTGCGTCTAGGGGACGCGGAGGTTGGGGTCGGGGGGCTTACGGTGCGGTCTCTCCCCCAGGACACGCCCCAAGCGGTGGGGGCGGCGACTGCGCGGTGCACGGACCTCCCCTGCGGACTGAGGTGCGAGCTGGAAGTGGCGGGAGAGTCCTCCTCCAAGGGCCAGGAAGTGGGTCCCGTCCTCAGGACCCCCCTCGCGCTGCTCGGACAGACGCGGGCAGGATCACTCGTGTCCTTGCCTGGGCCACCGCCCCCACGTGGTAGATGAGAACCAGTGCCTCCGGTCGGAGCCGAGAAATGTGAAGGTTGGAGGTGGGACTCTGGTGCCCGGCAGGCGGCGTTGCGGGGGGTCTGGACGAGGAGTCCCTTGTCAAGTTTCTAGACTGGGGGTGTGaggcctccctcccccactccctcagCTTGTCCCCAAGCCCCTCTGCACTCACAGGTCTCCTGCCTGCCACCTTCCCAGCCCCAGGGAGTTCTCTTCCCCAGCCCATGTCAGTGACAGTCTGTCCAGCCTAGGCGTTGGACTCTGGACCAGCAGGCCTGGCTCCCTCCAGCCTGAGTCTCCCTTCCTCTGGCTGGGAGGACGCCCAGCCCACTCCTCCCCCTGACTCTGCAGCCTCTTTGGGCCCTGCCTGAGCAGGCCTGCCTGGCGAGCTGGGACATGTCTGGCCCCCGAGGACGCCTGGTGGGCGATGGCTGCAGTGGAGGCGGGGCTGGTGCCCGCGACGTCGGCCCCAGAAGATGCTGCGAGAGATGCTCCAGAGGCTGCGGGTGCAGGGCCGGAGGCGCCCCTGCTCCCAGCCGGAAACCGGCTGAGCCTGCACCTGCACCCCGGGGGCTGCCGCCGGCTGCTGCGCCTGTGCGCCCAGCAGGCCCCTCAGCTGCTGGAGGTGGACTTCCTGCAGCTGAGTGGCCACGAGGACCCTCAGCTGCTGGAGGCTGCCCTGGCCCGGCTGCCTTGGAGCCTGCCACACCTCCGCTCCCTGGTCCTCAAAGGTGagcccccccagccccagccctggcccagcCTCTTTCCAGCTCCTGCCTCGGCTCCCTGGTCCTGAAAGGTGGACcccggccccagccccagccctgttCCCTGCACAGCGCTACCCAGCCGTGCTCCCCCGGGAGGAAGCTGGCTGGGCCCGGGCTCCCGGACCCAGCAGCTGCACGGCGGTGTCTCCAGCAGACGCCAGGGCAGGTCTTTTTCCCGGGGTGGGTCACTGGTGGTGGCTGTCAGCTGAGATGAGGCCGCACCGTCTGTGTCTGCCTGCTTCACCTGCCGGTGGCTCTGCAGCATCTACCGTCTCTCTCTTGtggtggggttggggtggagCTCTGCGTGTCCACGCGCCTGTTTCCCTGGCCGGCAGAACTGAGCTCACCTGGGTCTCTGACTCTGAAGGCCACGTCTGTCTGCCTTTCCCCCATCAGGTGGGCAACGTCGGGATGCCCTGGGTGCCTGCCTCCGGGGGTCCCTCACCACGCTGCCCGCCAGCCTGAGTGGCCTAGCCCGCTTGGCTCACCTGGACCTGAGCTTCAACAGCCTGGAGACGCTGCCGGCCTGCGTGCCCCAGATGCGCGGCCTGGATGCCCTCCTGTTGTCTCGGAACTGCCTCGCAGAGCTGCCCGCCGCCCTGGGGGCCCTCccatccctctccttcctcactgTCACCCACAACCGCCTGCGAAcgctgcccccagccctgggagcCCTGTCCAGCCTGCAGCGCCTCGATCTCTCTGGGAACTTGCTGGAGGCCCTGCCCCCTGAGATCGGAGACCTGGGCAGCCTGGCCGAGCTCAATCTGGCCTCCAATCGGCTGCAGAGCCTCCCCGGCTCCTTCGGTGAGTCGCGGCCCTGGTTCCCCTGGCCCAGTGGGGAGTGCCTGTGGGCCGccggctgccctgccctcctccacagcCGTCTTTCCTCCGCGGTTCCCTGTACACCCGGGCCGGCCCGCCTCCCCGGCAGCCCTCGCGTGCCCCCAACTTCCCTGGCTGTCAAGGCTCCCCCCTGCACAGGCCTCCCCGAGCTCTCTAGTCCAGCTAGGGGCGGAGACTGAAAGGGCTCCCCGGGCACGTGCGGTGCGAGCCGCCTGGACTGGCGCTTGGGGGCGGGTAGCCACGACGGTCCTCCGCGGGCCCTGAGCTGACACCTCCCGCAGCTGGGCTGCGGGCCCTGCAGCTCTGCATTCTGCACAGCAACCTCCTGGCTTCGGTGCCCGCCAGCCTGGCCCGCCTCCCACTGCTCACCCGACTCGACTTGCGGGACAACCAGCTCCGGGACGTGCCCCCTGAGCTGCTGGACGCCCCCTTTGTGCGCCTGCAAGGAAACCCCTTGGGCAGGCCCCCTCCtgacccccccagccccccaggtaGGGTCgcggtggggctgggggcaggccaCAGTCAGGGCGCAGGTGTCATCACCGGCCTAACAGCCCatctttccttccccagggacacCCATGGTCCCAGAAATGCCCAGGCTGTTGCTGACCTCAGATCTGGACAGGTATGGCATGAGGGAGGGGCCGGGCTGGAAAAGCCTCTGTCCACATGCCACGCTGCCCTTACTGTACACCTTGCCCGTGCCTCGGGGGTCTCCCACAGGTGCCTGGGGTGCCAGATTCAGACCTAGGGGACCCTGCTGTCTGACCCTGTGCCCACCTGTCTTCCCTCAGCTTTGCCGTGACGCCCCAAGGCTGCTCCGTGACCTTGGCCTGCGGTGTCCGCCTGCAGTTCCCCGCAGGGGCCACTGCTGCCCCCGTGACCGTCCGCTACCGTCTGTGGCTGCCGGAACCGCGGCTCGTGCCCCTGGGTCCCCACGACGCTCTGCTCAGCGGTGTCCTGGAGCTGCAGCCCCACGGGGTGGCCTTCCAGCAGGCATGGCTGGAGCGGGGTGGGGCGGGCGAGGGCCCCAGTGAGGAGGGCCCGGCGTGGCCCTGGCGCTCACGTCCCCCCTCGCCTGGCAGGAGGTGGGCCTGTGGCTGCTCTTCGTGCCCCCGCGGGCCCGGCGTTGCCGTGAGGTGGTGGTCAGGACTCTGAGTGACGACAGCTGGAGCGACCTGGAGACCCACCTGGAGGAGGAGGCGCCCCAGGTGGGGGCGGCCGGGCCGTCTGGGGAGGGCCGGCTCTGCTTCGGCCCGCCGGTCCTGACCGTGTGCTTCTGCGCCCGCGCCAGCGGCTCTGGGCGCACTGCCAGGTGCCCCACTTCTCCTGGTTCCTCGTGGTTTCGCGCCCCGTGTCCGACGCCTGCCTGGTGCCACCAGAGGGGGCGCTGCTGTGCTCCTCGGGACACGCTGGGGTCAGGGTCACCTTCCCCGCTGGGGCCACGGAGGAGCCCCGACGCGTCCGCATGCAGGTAGGGCCGGGACGCCCGCTGGGGTGGCGGGGGCGCCTGGGCACAGAAGTGACCGCTCGGGCGGCCCGTCTGCTCCAGGTGGTGCACGTGGGCCGCAGGGAGCTGCCGGCCCTGCTGGGGGAGCCCGAGGCGGCCGCCAGCCCCCTGCTCTGCCTCTCGCAGAGCGGCCCCTCCAGCTTCCTTCGGCCAGTCACCGTGCAGCTGCCTCTGCCGCCTGGCGTCACAGGTGAGGGCAGCCGTGCGGGCACAGGGGAGGGTGCTGCTCAGAAGGGGCGCCCGGCCAGAGGCCTCAGCCGgcgcgcccccccaccccctccgccTCCCCCCGCCCAGGCCTGAGTCTGGACCGGTCCTGCCTGCACCTGCTGCACCGGGCCGCCCCCGTGGCCACCTGGGATGACATCACCGCTCAGGTGGCCCTGGAGCTCACGCACCTGTACGCGCGCTTCCAGGTCACGCACTTCTCCTGGTCAGTGCCCCCACCGCCTcggccccctccccacaccccctggCCTGCAGGGCCCCCCTCACCCTCGCCTTTCCAGGTACTGGCTCTGGTACACCACCAAGACCTGCGTGGGGGGCCTGGCGCGGAAGGCCTGGGAGCGGCTGCGGCTGCATCGCGTGAACCTCATCGCGCTGCAGAGACGCCGGGACCCCGAGCAGGTCCTGCTGCAGTGCCTGCCCCGCAACAAGGTGGGGGCAGCGGCGGCGGgctggggggggtgggtgggggggcggtGCAGGGCATTGGGCGCCCAGCCAGTGGGtcccccccacccaggtggacGCCACCCTGCGGCGGCTGCTGGAGCGATACCGCGGCCCTGAGCCCTCGGACACCGTGGAGATGTTTGAGGGGGAGAAGTTCTTTGCTGCCTTCGAGAGGGGAATTGACATCGATGCAGGTGTGGCCCCTGGCGCCCGGAGCAGGGACGCCGGGTCTGCCCCCGAGGCCCTGCTGACCACCCCCTGTGCCCGCAGACCGCCCAGACTGCGTGGGGGGCAGGGTGTGCTTTGTCTTCTACTCCCACCTGAAGAACCTGAAGGAGGTGTACGTGACCACCGCTCTGGACCGGCAGGCTCGGGCCGTGAGGGGCCAGGTGGGCCAGTGGGGTGGGCGCCCCGGGCTGCCCGGGCCGAGGCCGGAGCGCTgaagccccctcaccccccaggtGTCCTTCTACCGCGGTGAGGTGCCGGAGGTGGTCCCTGAGGAGGCGGAGGCTGCCCGGCAGAAGAGGGGCACAGCTGCCCTGTGGATGGCCACGCTGCCCATCAAGCTGCCCGTGAGGCCTGGCTGGGGAGCCCCGTGTGGAGGGGACAGGGGAGGAGCCGCCGGGGTGGGCTGGGGTGAGGCCGGAGCTCACTGCCACCTCGACTTGCCCGCAGAGATTGCGGGGATGCGAGGGCCCGGCCCGGGGGGCTGGCCTCTCCCTGGCACCTCTGAACCTGGGCGACGCCGAGACTGGCTTCCTGACCCAGAGCAACCTGCTGAACGTGGCCAGGCGCCTGGGCCCCGACTGGCCGGCCGTGGCCCTGCACCTGGGCCTGCCCTACCGTGAGCTCCAGCGCATCCGGCATGAGTTCCGGTGAGTTCTGAGCCTCTCGTCCTGCTGGCTTCCCCCCGGAGGCTGACTGAGGTTCTGTCCAGGGAAGGGGGGCACGGTAGATGGACAGGATAGGGAGGGTTTGGCCACCCCTGGCCTGTGGAGCAAGGCCCCTGTGCTGGGAGGGAGAGCAAGGCCCTGGGCGTGGCAGGTTGTCTTGGCAGGCACCCCCCTGACTGCACCCCGTCCCCCCAGGGATGACCTGGATGGGCAGATCTGCCACATGCTCTTCTCCTGGGCGGAGCGCCAGGCTGGGCAGCCGGGGGCCGTGGGGCGCCTCGTGCAGGCCCTGGAGCAGAGTGACCGGCGGGATGTGGCCGAAGAGGTGCGGGCTGTCCTGGAGCTTGGCCGCCGCAAGTACCAGGAGGGCCTCCAGCACACGAGCCTGGCCCCCAGGAACCTTGCCTCTCCTGACCGGTCGCCATCACCCTCCCCAGAGCCTGCCCAGACCTAGACCCCAGACTTCGGGCTGGACGCTGAGGCTCCCGCTTTCAAATCTTCCCTGCGTGTGAACAAAGTGACCCCCCCCACCCGTGTAACACACATACACTGCCCTGGTCGCTGTCTCAGCACTGACTTTCTTGGGTGGAGAGGCCAGTGGAAGGCCAGGGGCGACCAAGTGATCTGAGGCCTGGCCCTGCTCTGCTGCAAGCAGGCCTCTAGAGTACAGACTTCCTTCCGCACAGCCCTCATTCCTGCTGGTCTGCGCCCAGCGCCTGCATTGGGTCCCAATCAGGGAGGGAGAGGAGTCCCAGCTACAAAGTTAACAGCTGCTGCCCCATGAATACAGTCGGTCCTGTGCGGGATTGCACATCTGCCTTTTGGTTGGGGGCCTGCTGCTTGGCCAATTGAGTTCGCACGGCTCCTCCCTTAGGGACACTTCGTCCCAGCGCACCCTCCATCCGCTGGCCTGACGGGAGTAGTCCCTGGCCCATGCACCCGAGGGGAGGTCGAACGCCCGGTGAAAACCCTTGGAGACCTAGGGTCTCCTTGGAGACCTAGGAAACCTTGGAGACCTAGGCTGGCGCCGGACTGGGGCCTGCCGAGCGCAGTGACCGTGGCGGCCAGGAGGGGGAGCCAGAGTCCGCGAGCCAGCCGCCGGCCGGGGGCGGAGCGCGCGCGGCGCCGAGCGGACGCGCCCCCGCGCTTAGGTGCAGCCGGGCGCGCGGCGAGGCGGGGAGGCCAGCGCGGCGgcagaggcggcggcggcggcagagcGCGCGGTGAGTGCCCGCCTGGCGGCTCCTTCCGCTGAGCTCACCCGAGTGCAGCCCGGCCGCGGGGGCCAGGGGCA includes the following:
- the PIDD1 gene encoding p53-induced death domain-containing protein 1 isoform X4; translation: MAAVEAGLVPATSAPEDAARDAPEAAGAGPEAPLLPAGNRLSLHLHPGGCRRLLRLCAQQAPQLLEVDFLQLSGHEDPQLLEAALARLPWSLPHLRSLVLKGGQRRDALGACLRGSLTTLPASLSGLARLAHLDLSFNSLETLPACVPQMRGLDALLLSRNCLAELPAALGALPSLSFLTVTHNRLRTLPPALGALSSLQRLDLSGNLLEALPPEIGDLGSLAELNLASNRLQSLPGSFAGLRALQLCILHSNLLASVPASLARLPLLTRLDLRDNQLRDVPPELLDAPFVRLQGNPLGRPPPDPPSPPGTPMVPEMPRLLLTSDLDSFAVTPQGCSVTLACGVRLQFPAGATAAPVTVRYRLWLPEPRLVPLGPHDALLSGVLELQPHGVAFQQEVGLWLLFVPPRARRCREVVVRTLSDDSWSDLETHLEEEAPQRLWAHCQVPHFSWFLVVSRPVSDACLVPPEGALLCSSGHAGVRVTFPAGATEEPRRVRMQSGPSSFLRPVTVQLPLPPGVTGLSLDRSCLHLLHRAAPVATWDDITAQVALELTHLYARFQVTHFSWYWLWYTTKTCVGGLARKAWERLRLHRVNLIALQRRRDPEQVLLQCLPRNKVDATLRRLLERYRGPEPSDTVEMFEGEKFFAAFERGIDIDADRPDCVGGRVCFVFYSHLKNLKEVYVTTALDRQARAVRGQVSFYRGEVPEVVPEEAEAARQKRGTAALWMATLPIKLPRLRGCEGPARGAGLSLAPLNLGDAETGFLTQSNLLNVARRLGPDWPAVALHLGLPYRELQRIRHEFRDDLDGQICHMLFSWAERQAGQPGAVGRLVQALEQSDRRDVAEEVRAVLELGRRKYQEGLQHTSLAPRNLASPDRSPSPSPEPAQT
- the PIDD1 gene encoding p53-induced death domain-containing protein 1 isoform X2, which codes for MAAVEAGLVPATSAPEDAARDAPEAAGAGPEAPLLPAGNRLSLHLHPGGCRRLLRLCAQQAPQLLEAALARLPWSLPHLRSLVLKGGQRRDALGACLRGSLTTLPASLSGLARLAHLDLSFNSLETLPACVPQMRGLDALLLSRNCLAELPAALGALPSLSFLTVTHNRLRTLPPALGALSSLQRLDLSGNLLEALPPEIGDLGSLAELNLASNRLQSLPGSFAGLRALQLCILHSNLLASVPASLARLPLLTRLDLRDNQLRDVPPELLDAPFVRLQGNPLGRPPPDPPSPPGTPMVPEMPRLLLTSDLDSFAVTPQGCSVTLACGVRLQFPAGATAAPVTVRYRLWLPEPRLVPLGPHDALLSGVLELQPHGVAFQQEVGLWLLFVPPRARRCREVVVRTLSDDSWSDLETHLEEEAPQRLWAHCQVPHFSWFLVVSRPVSDACLVPPEGALLCSSGHAGVRVTFPAGATEEPRRVRMQVGPGRPLGWRGRLGTEVTARAARLLQVVHVGRRELPALLGEPEAAASPLLCLSQSGPSSFLRPVTVQLPLPPGVTGLSLDRSCLHLLHRAAPVATWDDITAQVALELTHLYARFQVTHFSWYWLWYTTKTCVGGLARKAWERLRLHRVNLIALQRRRDPEQVLLQCLPRNKVDATLRRLLERYRGPEPSDTVEMFEGEKFFAAFERGIDIDADRPDCVGGRVCFVFYSHLKNLKEVYVTTALDRQARAVRGQVSFYRGEVPEVVPEEAEAARQKRGTAALWMATLPIKLPRLRGCEGPARGAGLSLAPLNLGDAETGFLTQSNLLNVARRLGPDWPAVALHLGLPYRELQRIRHEFRDDLDGQICHMLFSWAERQAGQPGAVGRLVQALEQSDRRDVAEEVRAVLELGRRKYQEGLQHTSLAPRNLASPDRSPSPSPEPAQT